A stretch of DNA from Tribolium castaneum strain GA2 chromosome 7, icTriCast1.1, whole genome shotgun sequence:
TACGAAATCGCCGCTATTCTTGCCAGTTATCAAGGATAAGGCAACATGAGAGTGTTTCTGTTCGTCGCAATTTCCATACTGTCAGGTATGTAACATATTGACCATTTCTAAACGAAATTTTGGGCGCAAAAACACCCCAGAAGCGAGTGAAAGTGGCACAAACTTAcacaactcaaaaattaaaaaaaaaaattgcgaccTCAGTGCTAGTTCCTGGTTGAAAAATTCTTTCCGCGTCTATCGTTAGCCCAAATGACCcacttaattaattagcaTAAAGATTTAGCACTTTTCACTTTCCGTTTCATTGTTTGTTGACGATTTCCTGGTTGGTTTTTCCAGCCAACGCAGGAGTGGTCCTGCAGGACGCCCCCAGTTGTCCCGAACAGCACGGGGTCCAGGCCTACGCCCATCCCGAGTCCTGCAACCTCTTCTTCCTGTGCACCAATGGTACTCTGACTGTCGAGCAGTGCGAGAATGGTTTGCTCTTCGATGGTAAAGGGGCCGTGCACCACCACTGCAACTACCACTGGGCTGTGGACTGCGGACATCGCAAAGCTGATTGTATGTCTAATTTTTGGGGGTTTCCAAGGTTGAGTGCTTTTTGCAGTGACGCCGATTAGTACTCCTGGGTGTGAGTACCAGTTTGGAATCTATGAGGAAAGTCACGGCTGCTCGACCCATTATATCAAATGTGCCCATGGGGAGCCCATCCCGCAGGAGTGCGAACCTGGGCTGGTGTACGATGAGAGGATTCATGGGTGTAACTGGCCGGATCTTAAGCTGGAAGTTTGCAATCCGGAAGGTATTGTTCATTGGTTCATTTCCTTTCTATTTTTAAGGACGAGAAAAACGTGCGATTTCacctactttttttaattgaattacaattgcaatttttagaaaactttaaaattgatttacttaaaaaataggaaaatgcAGTTTCATTGTTTTGATGTTAATATTATCGTATTTTCTCATTCTCATTAAACTTCACTCTTTGTGATTACCTACGTCAAGCCTTATTCCTCTAGTTTgatagttgaaaaaaaaatacgtaggATTTGGTTTTACTTTTCTGTtaattgtaaacaaaaaattatttaaagcgCAATAGCGTggtttagtttagttttgcgtcttttttacttattttttttattttacctttAATACAGAGagtttcgtctaaaccccaaATTAGAAGTATAGCgagttttaataatatttatctgaaaattgGTACACAGCTTTAGAAAGCAGTTATACTAGAGgttattttatagaaaatctGTGTTTTATCGTCTTTTAGGTTTACGTAAGTTATTTATAGAGTTTTAATAATCAGCGCACATTTTTTGTCGACATAGGCAAATTAAGCTTTTCTGTTCCAAATATGCcaaatttttgatatgtaTTTCCTAATTTGGCacttttatgttaaaaataacatttttgtgctACTTTTATGCAAATGttgatagtttttatttttttgaaatttgttttagcTTTAATATTGTCTCTAATACTagttttatatatttataattgATTGACGAATAAAATTCGACCATATGTTCCAAAAATCTTAGTATGTAATGAATTGGGGGACcggaaatttaataatttaattaaaaaaaacaggtttaaaaacaatatttttaaattaaaagtcaTTTTTAGAGCAAAAGTAAGGCGtcattaagaaaaaaataaccaactCAAAAAGtacctaaataatttttctaaaaaatttcttcttaaattctttttcaatttaaaggtttgtttttgttatacatttaaaattttttattttttatgcataATTTTAGCGCTTATTTCCGTCatttttgtgccaaaaatccttgttaaaaaatgactttacacttttttcaaaaattgactttactattttttaatattttgagtaGTTTTTATGTTGCTTCTaaactttggaaaaaataaaacaacccCCAAATTTTAAAGGTTGAGTTTGAGGAACCGCAATTTACTCAAATTCATACCTACCTACCTCAAacctcaaattttttaaataaaatgcctcatttttttctttattgtatAAATAAGGGTTTAATATTCGCTAGATCTAGTATgcttaatagttttcaagttattttaatcatttttacttTGCGGAAAATTCTTTACTtaccattaaaattttttcacataaaaataattttattaagtaaagatcaaattttggttaaaattttgttatatttaatttaataatctaatagaaatttcttgatttattttcgaaataacTAAACCGCCTTGAGATACCTATTTAAAACGggtttattagcaaatttaaatcGGAATCAGGATTAGGATTAAACTAATTCTACAATCATTAAGTTGCAATTTACATTgctttgataaaatttcattagatttaaattttttctaatgcggctcttacacaaaaaatttttttggcttaataaatttttaattttgattattgcGTTTGGAGAACCTCAATACACAATTActcaatttttcttaatagaatcctcaattttttttcaataataaataaataaaaacagagaaaaaaaatatttctattaaataaataacaagttCTGTTCACagttttattatatatttgattagttcaataaaaattctatgaaaaaaatcatataaaCAAGAGTATAGAAAACATTAATATACTCGTAGATctatgcagaattaaattctttcttggttagtaaaattaaaaaaaatagacatGTTTGTAACcatactttaaaattttgtagtttgttaattgttttttttttttaatttaaaactaccAGAAGAAAGATCTCTCTTAAATGCTTAAATACGACTtcacaatattaaaaaagaaatgaagaaaagagtggaaaaaaatgtttttttttgaaaagtgtacCTAACGTTTCGAAGACGTCTAAATTTGggtaaaaaaactcaaaatgataaaaataaaaatatttcaaagtaATCTAAAACCACTCTAGAAGCTGTAAACAATCGCCTaagtccaaaaattaaaaactcaggTGGACTGTTTTTGGTGGTTCACTTTGTATACTAGGCCAATgcaaatttcgaaatttttattttctaaaatattgttaaatagTCGAGCATGAAACCTTCGGAGCTTATTTGACACGCTTTAAACAAATCACATTATGTACTAAttacgtaaataataattattaataccgagctatttttaaaaattttgatctagttatccatgacagtttCGCCAGCAGTGAAACGAATTGCGTGCTTTATCTGTCAATAAGTCCAAAATGTTCACcgaagaacataaaaaaattatgtatttatgtaaatGAACATCGGGCTAACGTAACTGTCATGgctaactagatcaaaattttttaaaattgaatggTATAAGAaacagttttcgaaaaaaaataaaatatcacaatttaaaacacattttaacTGTTTTTCAGTTGAGTTCTTATATTTATAGAATCATTGCTTTCCAAAACGTtgaaatacttaaaaaatgaaaacactttcttaaattaaaggggaaatttaaaaaaggtcACACATgtttgtataataaaatacataaaattgactgttttctattttaatgtcagtttgttatttttaaaataaattaaccttcaattaaaaattgaaattttaaagtttactTTTATATCACCTATAATGTGAgaaactgtaattttaatttttcatgcaaataatgGCACTTTTTTCCAGCTGTCGTAGGCTTCAAATGCCCTACCAAGGTCCCCTCAAACAGTCCCGCCGCCAAATTCTGGCCCTACCCCCGATTTGCCGTCCCCGGTGACTGCCACCGTCTCATCACTTGTGTCAATGGATTCCCCCGTTTGATTTCCTGCGGTGAAGGAAAAGCCTTCGATCAACACTCTCTCACATGTGAAGAACCTGAATTGGTTCCTCACTGTGCCAACcacattagaaaataaaacaaaaaaaaacaaaaaaaaaaccaaaagttaaataaaaataagaattgaTTCGGTTTGTTCAtactttgttttgtttgtcaAATTTCTGTTCCTGTTTCGATCTATTTATGTGCTTGTACAtacagttttaataaattaatacagaaattttatttggtgtgttttatttaatctacagaacaacaaaaaaacatatattaCACACAATTCTAAATTGTTATACTCATACACAAAGTATATATtgttttgatttaataaatgCTACAATTAACCATACTATtaactttttggaaaaaaataattgatgaATTATAAGTACTAtaaatacagggttattctaAAAAAACTACCTCTAGATTTAAATATCAAAACATAAGTTTATAACATTATTATCACTTATCAGGAATccaattagctttaaaatttgtgttttgtgttgttttttttacttggcCAGTTCTCACTGTTGGAGTTTTATGTGAATAATCCTGTAGGTGTTCGTTTTAGACTAATAACATtcttattatgtttttaagtTTGAGTcatatgtttaattttttaaatattaactcaccaattttttttgataaaaactgtGATATATAATATATAGTTTATCTCAAAAAAGTTTTGATTGAAAACATGATCATGAACATGATagcactttatttttaaccaattttttttctggagaTTTTAGTCTTGATGAGACATTGTATATATATACATTGtattgtatatatatatatatatatatatatatatatatattttactCTATATATACTATATGTATATATAGtagtatatatatatatatatatatatatatatatatatatatatatatatatatatatcacGAGATAGTGGCAATAAAacaattagctttaaaatttgtgttttgtgttgttttttttacttggcCAGTTCTCACTGTTGGAGTTTTATGTGAATAATCCTGTAGGTGTTCGTTTTAGACTAATAACATtcttattatgtttttaagtTTGAGTcatatgtttaattttttaaatattaactcaccaatttttttttataaaaactgtgatatataatataaagtttatCTCAAAAAAGTTTTGATTGAAAACATGATCATGAACATGATagcactttatttttaacccaTTTTTTTCTGGAGATTTTAGTCTTGATGAGACATTGTATATATTAGTATACTATATATATacatataaatatatatatagTATATATATACAGTAATATACTATATATACTATATATATACATATAGTATATATAGAGTagaatatatatatatatatatatatatcacGAGATAGTGGCAATACAACTGACAAAATGTGGTCTCAGAACTAGTAAAGTTTCCCTTTtcggtttgaaaaaattaattagaaaaacttTTACATTTATGAAACCTGTGAAAGGTATCCACAGAGGTCAGTATAAAGTGGCACCTTATTTGCGAAAAAAACAGCCGCACCGGTGCTCCAATTTAGATTAGAAACTTTAAAGCCCATCTAATTAACCGTTCCTCACGCACATGTCTGTACGAAAAGTGTGACAACTTGAAAACCGTAAGTAAATTCTCTTTCCAAAAATTACCATCATCAACTATTAAATCCATGCGAAAAAGTAACAGTTGGTAAAATTGTGATGATAATTACGACGCTCGTACATTAGTTTTCTCCGCAATCGGAAATTTAATGTGAGAGAAGATTTGGAATTTGAATGTCTTCTCGCCGATATATAAGTTGGTTCACTGACCTAATTGTTCAGTTTACTGAGTGTGTTTTAACTGCAGTGGCCGACTTAAGTGTGCTTCTTCTTCCACTGACCATATACATGCTTCCTGGTACGAATTTTCTTcgattttcaacaaaatgaaGGTATTTATCACGTTTTGTCTTTCGCGCTGGAATTCGCTGAAGTTAAGCCAAATCGGGCTTTCAGAAGGTTTCTAGTACATGAGAAATGAGCAATGTGGCACAGCTCCGGGTCTCAACctcatataaacaactttttcattttattatttttttttaataatatatataatatagtTATTAAATAACCGTGAACAAAacaagtatttttaatttaagaaaaaaaatttagaaatactGTAACGTCAATCTGTTCAGAAATTGATTGTCACTAGAGACAGAAGATAATAgtgttctatatttttttagttcagAATTTTGAGTAACCTTAATCAAAAACTTTATCAAAGACATTGTaggaaaaaatataaggtatttaattttactatAATACTGGTTATATGTAAAtctatttttcttaattcttaatttttctaattgctCCGTAAAGACGTTATTATAACGAACAAATTCTGAGGTCCCTTGAGTTTTCGTTGTAACTGAGTTCTACTGTAGTTATATCATAAACGCAAAAATACTATGAATTATAAAGcaaacacataaaaattactCAGAGAGTAattgagtaaaaaaaaattatcaagattaataatatattactatttatttatattttattttgatttgatttttagccattgctaatttttttttgatttcgtttttaacaatttcaaaaactaaaatatgaaCACACatgaattattataaaaaaacctTTAAGCTATTTAATCAATCATTAGACAAATTGGATtagaaaataactaatttaagtaccagttaatttttttaaaatttgaattagaTTTTTAGTCATGGGTCcatttataaaactttttatcgcaattaaaaattaatcccGATTAACTTGACGTTAAACGTTTAGCTTAATTCAACCTAGTTTcattttggattattttttttaatttataatttatatttatatttataagaagattaaattttatcagacaCATTTAAGGGCattaaattctaaaatttttttattcaaaatctgattaaatttttaaataaaaaatactttaaaataataatattaaaacaaacgtaaatataaactataaagaaagaatattaaagtttatcaaaaacaCACAATAAAACCAAGTATCatatcttcaatttttttcatttcaattcaatttttagctatttatcaaaaaagtactaaaacttttaaatttccaataataatatagtataatataatataatatattaaaaacataatcaAATATAAAGAAAGAACGTTAAACTTTATCAGAAatatatttcattaaaaaattatcaaaattaaaaatataactatcaatttttttcattcgatttgttttttagacatttcacaaatgaaaaaattcaaaaaaaaataaatcaaataatacttagtaaaaataaacaacattaAATTTCATCAATCATTTGacacaaaaatgtgtaaaattaaaaataacttacacttttcaattttttatataaatttgatttttgaccttttgttattaaaagaaattaaaaaattatcttttcaatttttataattcgaaTTCATTTAATGgctaaaatttgtcaaaaaaatctttgaaatAATAGTATCATAGATGCAAAACTACGAtaaattataatgaaaaaaaaattaaattgcttCATCAAAAACATTGGGTTATAAAAgttaacgaaattaaaaattacatattaaaatttttttcatttcgatTAGACTTTTTGCTATTTCAgagtaaatttattaataaaaaaatttaaatatctaaTATAACAGACAAGATGCAAAGATACGatgtattataaaaaaaaacaaattaattataactGACTCAAATACAcgacaaattaattttgtaattaattgtaattaaataattaaataaataattacaccACGAATTCCaccttcattttttttcatttcgatttaatttttaaccactttaaaatcaaaaatttctaaatatgaaaaagtttttaaatacagggttagtcaatagtgggttatttctgacatATCCTAAAATGctaccaaaaatactaattgcacttaccacttggatactttgtttagtttttaaaaacattaattaaattgatagtgttttttttgtgttttagatAGTTGTATTCCATAATGAAAGTTTAACTTGACAATTTCTAGAATAATATAATCGtagattaattttaatttttttaacgatcTGGTCAATTAGAATCAGTACTATTTGCGTATTAATGgttgcatatttaaaaaaaaatcagaaataatcaattattgactcaccctgtataacagACGCATATTATGTAGAAGAggaattatataaaaaaaaacgttaattataatcaaacaaaaaattacactttaaaattaattttaatttcggttcgatttttaaccattttaaaaaattaaatttctattaacgaaagttaataataaatcaacaGAACAATGTTAActgtttaacatttttaacatttaaataatattgtaattcattaaaaaggaaacaaaaaaattgtcaactgcattaaaaaaataataaaacttgaaaaatgcacttcaaattttttatttgtaaaaaaaatgttagccATTTCTTAAAACTACCATAAAACCATTCTGGATGGTCCGTTTTGCACGCACCCATTATCACCCAAGTCACATCCCATCCGGTTCGGCCGCGTCCAATGACCCACAACCGATCCCATCAATTTGAACCCATCCGGAAGGAAGAAACCGTCCACACACTAACCTGAATTTTTTCCCCATCGGATTTCAccattttgcacaaaaatagCGCTTCTAATATCCAGGTCATTGAATACCCACCACCCATTTCGGTTTCAGTTTTCCACAATTTGTCTCTCCATCCTCCTGACCGCCACGCTGACGACATGCGAATACCCCCGACCCAAGTACCGCGGCCCGCCCCCGTTCCCCAAACCGCCCCCGTTCCAGCAATTCGCCAAGAAGTGGCAACAGCACCCGCCGAGGCCCCCGATCCGCCCCCGCCCCATCCCCGTGCACATGCCCAAGCACCACAAGATTCAAATGGGGGCGGCGAGCGTCAACAGGCCGGTGGCGGTGCCAGTGAGGAATTTCTGGAAGAA
This window harbors:
- the Cpap3-d1 gene encoding cuticular protein analogous to peritrophins 3-D1 precursor codes for the protein MRVFLFVAISILSANAGVVLQDAPSCPEQHGVQAYAHPESCNLFFLCTNGTLTVEQCENGLLFDGKGAVHHHCNYHWAVDCGHRKADLTPISTPGCEYQFGIYEESHGCSTHYIKCAHGEPIPQECEPGLVYDERIHGCNWPDLKLEVCNPEAVVGFKCPTKVPSNSPAAKFWPYPRFAVPGDCHRLITCVNGFPRLISCGEGKAFDQHSLTCEEPELVPHCANHIRK